One Spirochaeta cellobiosiphila DSM 17781 DNA window includes the following coding sequences:
- a CDS encoding cation:proton antiporter, translating to MPDFLHFNTLLLLGLAIFGGTIGGRLFQKIKIPQVVGYIIIGLIIGTTGAKIISTDTLSTFSPFNSFALGLIGFIIGGELKKETIQKYGKQFTIILFLEALGAFFAAGLLVFSVSYLMFHDIKIATALGLLLGSISSATAAAGTTDVLWELKTRGPLTSTLLGIIALDDILALFLFAIVSSFASVLVGGGEQRPFYFELLKLVYEIGGAVILGLAAGYLLAKLLKNSHDEERTLTFTVGGILLVLGLATALDFDTILAAMFMGIMICNIAPKRSKDIFSLMEKLAPPVYVLFFVFVGAKLDLSTIPFTIIFLLLAYLLGRSGGKMFGAWFGGFLSKAPTTVRKYLSFCLFSQSGVAIGLSIIAGQKFSGSVGSTIITIVTASTFVVQLIGPVFIKYAVIKAGENGLNITENDLIVKSKALDVIDKAPILIRDNTPITKVLAKISESESLYFPVVNKDNQLTGVLSIEGIKNAFIAQELTDMILAHDLMEPVSYACGKDNPLPEVLEAMKHNLVESAPVLDEEKHPVGMIENRAVQKHFSRKILELQHKADALG from the coding sequence ATGCCTGATTTCTTACATTTTAACACATTATTATTACTTGGTTTAGCTATCTTCGGAGGAACAATCGGAGGAAGGCTTTTTCAGAAAATAAAAATCCCCCAAGTAGTAGGATATATCATCATAGGACTGATCATCGGGACCACAGGAGCCAAGATCATATCTACAGATACCTTATCCACCTTCTCTCCCTTTAACTCCTTTGCCCTAGGTCTTATAGGTTTTATTATTGGAGGGGAGCTTAAGAAAGAAACCATTCAGAAATATGGTAAACAATTCACCATTATTCTATTTTTGGAAGCCTTAGGGGCCTTCTTTGCTGCGGGATTACTAGTATTTAGCGTTTCTTACTTAATGTTCCATGATATCAAAATCGCTACGGCTTTAGGTCTATTACTAGGTTCTATCAGTTCTGCAACGGCTGCGGCTGGGACAACGGACGTATTATGGGAGCTTAAAACACGGGGACCACTAACTAGTACGCTATTAGGGATAATTGCCTTGGATGATATCCTGGCGCTTTTCTTATTTGCAATCGTATCAAGCTTTGCCAGTGTCTTGGTAGGTGGCGGAGAACAAAGACCCTTCTACTTTGAATTACTTAAGCTTGTATATGAAATCGGTGGTGCGGTGATCCTGGGATTAGCAGCTGGATACCTATTGGCAAAATTGCTTAAGAATAGTCATGATGAAGAACGAACCCTGACCTTCACAGTGGGAGGTATCCTCTTAGTATTAGGTTTAGCCACAGCCCTTGATTTTGATACTATTTTGGCAGCCATGTTTATGGGTATTATGATTTGTAACATTGCCCCTAAGAGAAGTAAGGACATCTTTAGTTTGATGGAAAAGCTGGCACCTCCTGTCTACGTACTCTTCTTCGTATTCGTAGGAGCCAAACTTGATTTAAGTACAATACCTTTTACTATCATTTTCTTATTACTAGCCTATCTACTGGGACGTAGTGGAGGAAAAATGTTCGGTGCTTGGTTTGGAGGTTTTCTATCAAAAGCACCAACAACAGTACGTAAATATCTATCCTTCTGCTTATTTAGCCAATCAGGTGTAGCAATAGGACTATCTATCATTGCAGGACAAAAGTTTTCAGGTTCTGTAGGTTCAACAATTATCACTATAGTAACAGCTTCCACATTTGTCGTTCAGTTGATAGGACCTGTCTTTATTAAATACGCAGTTATCAAAGCTGGTGAAAACGGTCTTAATATTACAGAGAATGATTTGATAGTAAAAAGTAAGGCCTTAGACGTCATTGATAAGGCACCTATCCTTATAAGAGATAACACACCTATAACCAAGGTGTTAGCTAAGATTAGTGAGTCTGAGAGCTTATACTTCCCTGTTGTTAACAAGGACAATCAATTAACTGGTGTTCTATCTATTGAAGGAATCAAAAACGCTTTCATTGCCCAGGAATTAACAGATATGATATTGGCACACGACTTAATGGAACCGGTCAGCTATGCCTGTGGTAAAGACAATCCTTTACCGGAAGTACTGGAAGCTATGAAGCATAATCTTGTGGAATCGGCTCCTGTCTTAGATGAAGAAAAGCATCCTGTTGGGATGATTGAAAATAGGGCGGTTCAAAAACACTTCTCCAGAAAGATACTTGAGCTGCAGCACAAAGCAGATGCCCTTGGCTAA
- a CDS encoding galactokinase: MTSQKLIESIEQGQFDDCFRDLYGKKLESNKKRYIDLLTWESDIFHSSQVHLFSSPGRTELGGNHTDHNHGVVLAGSVQLDTIGAFSKRDDLKVIVHSEGYDKVIEVDLSDLTLVKPIENTESLILGVAKYFIDHGKEICGFEGCVSSNVLRGSGLSSSAAFEVLIAYAIDQLANNADSGPVFYALAAKYAENVYFGKPCGLMDQLACAHGGIISIDFCEPTEPIIEPVDYNFSQHSYTLAVLNTGGSHADLTDDYGSIPFEMGNVAKHFEHSVLAGISKEELIRDIPKLREEWGDRPVLRALHFVDETLRARKMANVLLDNNLEEYLNLVRDSGDSSFMMLQNVIPAGSAEEQPMAFALGVCQSLWKSELIYRVHGGGFAGTIQLYIPDQIKVEVTKTLSAIFGEDALTDLHIRSKGYYKLA, from the coding sequence ATGACGTCGCAAAAACTTATAGAATCCATAGAACAGGGGCAATTTGACGACTGTTTTAGAGATCTTTATGGAAAAAAACTAGAATCCAACAAAAAAAGATATATTGATCTATTAACTTGGGAGTCAGATATTTTTCATTCCTCACAGGTTCACCTATTCAGTAGTCCTGGACGTACAGAACTTGGTGGAAATCATACCGATCATAATCATGGTGTTGTTTTGGCTGGTAGTGTTCAACTTGATACCATTGGTGCCTTTTCAAAAAGAGATGATTTAAAAGTCATTGTTCATTCAGAAGGGTATGATAAGGTCATTGAAGTGGATCTGTCTGATCTTACTTTAGTAAAACCAATAGAGAATACAGAATCCCTTATCCTGGGGGTTGCGAAATATTTTATTGACCATGGAAAGGAGATCTGTGGATTCGAAGGTTGTGTTTCCAGTAATGTCCTTCGTGGATCTGGCCTGAGTTCCTCTGCTGCTTTTGAAGTTCTCATTGCCTATGCCATTGATCAATTAGCTAATAATGCTGATTCTGGTCCTGTTTTTTATGCCTTAGCTGCCAAGTATGCAGAGAATGTCTATTTTGGAAAGCCCTGTGGGCTGATGGATCAGTTGGCCTGTGCTCATGGGGGAATCATCTCTATTGACTTTTGTGAGCCTACTGAACCTATTATTGAGCCTGTAGATTATAACTTTAGCCAGCATTCCTATACTTTAGCTGTTCTGAATACGGGAGGTAGTCATGCTGATTTAACGGATGACTATGGAAGTATTCCTTTTGAGATGGGAAATGTAGCAAAACATTTTGAGCATTCAGTACTTGCAGGTATTAGTAAAGAAGAATTGATCCGGGATATTCCTAAATTAAGAGAAGAATGGGGGGATAGACCAGTCCTTCGTGCCCTTCACTTCGTTGATGAGACTTTACGGGCCCGGAAGATGGCTAACGTTCTTCTCGACAATAATTTAGAAGAATACTTAAATTTAGTACGTGATTCTGGGGATTCCTCTTTTATGATGCTGCAGAATGTTATTCCTGCTGGTTCGGCAGAGGAGCAACCTATGGCCTTCGCCTTGGGCGTTTGTCAAAGTTTATGGAAGAGTGAACTTATCTATCGTGTTCATGGTGGGGGATTTGCTGGTACTATTCAGCTTTATATTCCCGATCAGATTAAGGTAGAAGTGACAAAAACCCTTTCTGCTATATTTGGAGAAGATGCTCTTACTGATCTTCACATTCGTTCCAAGGGCTATTACAAGCTAGCCTAA
- the atpD gene encoding F0F1 ATP synthase subunit beta, with amino-acid sequence MSETVRTGKIVQILGPVVDVRYGDENIPPIYTALKTTNASISDKKNNLVLEVVQHIGDNTVRAIAMDSSEGLSRGLEVQDTGEQITVPVGDATLGRILNVTGDPVDAKGIVDSKVRYPIHRHAPAFDQLSTSDEILHTGIKVIDLLAPYMKGGKIGLFGGAGVGKTVLIMELINNIAKVHGGYSVFCGVGERTREGTQLYGEMQESGVLDRTSLVFGQMNEPPGARARVALSALSVAEYFREEQQKDVLLFVDNIFRFVQAGAEVSALLGRIPSAVGYQPTLASELGELQERITSTKNGSITSVQAVYVPADDYTDPAPATTFSHLDATTNLSRSIVEIGIYPAVDPLASSSRMLSPDVVGKRHYSVARRVQEILQVYKNLQDIIAIMGMDELSEDDRQTVERARKIQKFLSQPFSVAEHFTGMKGVFVPLEDTIRSFEEILDGKHDDLPEQAFYMVGTVEDARRKAGKL; translated from the coding sequence ATGAGTGAAACAGTAAGAACAGGAAAGATAGTACAAATATTAGGCCCCGTTGTTGATGTTCGTTATGGAGATGAGAACATACCTCCCATCTATACTGCATTGAAGACAACCAACGCCTCTATTTCTGATAAAAAAAATAACCTGGTCCTGGAAGTGGTTCAACATATCGGAGACAACACAGTAAGGGCTATTGCTATGGATTCCTCAGAAGGATTAAGTAGAGGCCTGGAGGTACAGGATACGGGAGAACAGATTACTGTTCCTGTAGGGGATGCGACCTTAGGAAGGATACTAAATGTAACTGGTGATCCTGTAGATGCAAAAGGTATCGTCGATAGTAAGGTTCGTTATCCCATTCATAGACATGCACCTGCGTTTGATCAATTAAGCACGTCAGATGAGATTCTCCATACTGGTATCAAAGTCATTGACCTCCTCGCACCCTACATGAAAGGTGGTAAAATTGGATTGTTTGGTGGTGCCGGTGTAGGAAAGACTGTTCTTATTATGGAACTAATTAATAACATAGCCAAAGTTCATGGTGGATATTCTGTATTCTGCGGTGTAGGTGAGAGAACCCGTGAAGGAACCCAGCTATATGGGGAAATGCAGGAATCAGGAGTACTTGACCGTACCTCACTTGTCTTTGGTCAAATGAATGAACCACCTGGAGCAAGAGCCCGGGTAGCTTTATCAGCCTTGAGTGTGGCTGAATACTTTCGTGAAGAACAACAAAAGGACGTTCTCCTTTTTGTTGATAATATATTTAGATTTGTTCAGGCAGGCGCTGAAGTTTCAGCGTTATTAGGAAGAATACCTTCTGCCGTTGGCTACCAACCAACACTCGCTTCTGAGCTCGGTGAATTACAAGAAAGAATTACCTCTACCAAGAATGGTTCTATCACATCAGTACAAGCCGTATATGTACCTGCTGATGATTATACCGATCCGGCTCCGGCTACAACATTTTCTCACTTAGATGCAACAACGAACTTGAGTCGGTCCATTGTAGAGATAGGGATCTATCCAGCCGTAGATCCCCTGGCATCCTCCTCCCGGATGCTTTCACCAGATGTCGTAGGTAAGAGACATTATTCTGTAGCACGAAGAGTTCAGGAAATCCTTCAGGTCTATAAAAATCTCCAGGACATTATCGCAATCATGGGAATGGATGAATTATCTGAAGATGATCGGCAGACCGTAGAGAGAGCTCGTAAAATACAAAAGTTTCTCTCCCAGCCCTTTAGTGTGGCTGAGCACTTTACAGGAATGAAGGGTGTTTTTGTTCCCCTTGAAGACACAATTCGGTCCTTTGAAGAAATCCTCGACGGCAAGCACGACGACCTGCCTGAACAAGCTTTTTATATGGTGGGAACCGTAGAAGATGCCCGAAGGAAAGCAGGGAAGCTGTAA
- a CDS encoding F0F1 ATP synthase subunit epsilon: MDSFTLKILSDKKIYHKGQVLFCTLMTIEGSLGIKAGHENCLAILSPGSTIEFSTSKGKNGQISISQGTMSFDNNTCTIIIDELNTDET; this comes from the coding sequence ATGGATAGTTTTACCCTTAAAATTTTATCTGATAAAAAAATATATCATAAGGGGCAGGTGTTATTCTGTACCCTGATGACAATAGAGGGATCCCTGGGAATCAAGGCAGGACATGAAAACTGTCTGGCCATCTTATCTCCGGGATCAACCATTGAGTTTTCAACATCAAAAGGCAAAAATGGCCAGATAAGCATTAGTCAAGGCACAATGTCTTTTGATAATAATACATGTACAATTATAATAGATGAGTTAAACACTGATGAAACATGA
- a CDS encoding GMP reductase translates to MRIEPDIKLGFKDVMIRPKRSTLSSRSQVSLDRNYVLRSSGIKWEGIPVIAANMDTVGTFTMAESLAEEGLVTAIHKHYSIEEWKLFLKDREDKFFDHIMVSTGTSEKDHQKLKDILGIDDRIKFICIDVANGYSEAFVSFVETVRHEYPKKGIIAGNVVTGEMVEELLLAGADIIKVGIGPGSVCTTRVKTGVGYPQISAIIECADAAHGLGGQIIADGGCTRPGDVAKAFGAGADFVMLGGMFAGHAETGGQILDKEDGTKVMLFYGMSSDTAMEKHSGGVASYRASEGKTVEIPFRGSVINTIQDILGGVRSACTYVGASRLKELTKRTTFIRVQEQENQLFR, encoded by the coding sequence ATGAGGATTGAACCAGATATTAAATTGGGATTTAAAGATGTAATGATTCGACCTAAACGATCTACTTTATCCAGTCGATCACAGGTGAGTTTGGATAGAAACTATGTCCTTCGTAGTTCAGGCATTAAATGGGAAGGGATTCCTGTTATTGCTGCAAATATGGACACTGTTGGTACTTTTACTATGGCAGAATCACTTGCGGAAGAAGGTTTAGTTACGGCTATCCATAAACATTACAGTATAGAAGAATGGAAACTGTTCCTCAAAGATAGGGAGGATAAGTTTTTTGATCATATAATGGTTTCTACAGGAACCTCAGAAAAGGATCATCAGAAGCTGAAAGATATACTAGGCATTGATGATAGAATTAAGTTTATTTGTATTGATGTAGCTAACGGTTATTCAGAAGCTTTTGTATCCTTTGTAGAAACAGTACGTCATGAATATCCCAAAAAAGGTATTATTGCAGGGAATGTGGTCACTGGTGAAATGGTTGAAGAACTTCTTTTAGCAGGGGCTGATATCATTAAAGTTGGTATTGGACCTGGTTCTGTTTGTACTACAAGGGTCAAAACAGGTGTTGGCTATCCTCAGATATCGGCTATCATTGAGTGTGCAGATGCCGCCCATGGTTTGGGTGGACAGATCATTGCAGATGGTGGCTGTACTCGTCCCGGTGATGTGGCTAAAGCTTTTGGTGCCGGTGCTGACTTTGTTATGCTTGGGGGCATGTTTGCTGGACATGCAGAAACGGGGGGCCAGATTCTGGACAAAGAAGACGGGACTAAGGTTATGTTGTTTTACGGAATGAGTTCTGATACAGCCATGGAGAAACACTCTGGAGGTGTGGCCTCCTATAGAGCAAGTGAAGGTAAGACCGTAGAAATCCCCTTCCGTGGTAGTGTGATCAATACTATCCAGGACATTCTTGGTGGTGTACGTTCTGCCTGTACCTATGTGGGAGCTTCACGACTAAAAGAACTGACAAAGCGAACCACTTTTATCCGTGTCCAGGAACAGGAAAATCAATTATTCCGCTAA
- a CDS encoding LacI family DNA-binding transcriptional regulator yields the protein MITKVDRDAVAKRAGVSSATVSRVYNNPSRVSLDKRQAVLKAAKELGYEPNKFASALARKGTGRILFVDGRKLYTYDKQNSDYYSSLYSHVLTTVNQVLQNSLYTLTLADNLDQIHQLRDYEGILLYDIDTPYQLNGYMDKPYCAGHHLQDFDGSNLFCTDNYKGGYLVGQALNIKGYKKVFYATGRLKELSPHRQRLAGLQDSYKGTLIIDEGMIGYQGGRQRAQELCTQLKADKIEAIAAVNDLTAMGFYQELLIQGYTIPTDIGLIGYDNLPFTNLFPTTLTSIDIGLEQVYKEASLHLIKQLRGETEILNTPQLIEPQIIWGGTLG from the coding sequence ATGATAACGAAAGTAGATAGGGATGCTGTCGCTAAAAGAGCCGGAGTAAGCAGTGCTACCGTATCCCGCGTTTATAACAACCCCTCAAGAGTAAGTCTTGATAAAAGACAGGCCGTATTAAAGGCGGCAAAAGAACTAGGCTATGAACCAAACAAATTTGCCTCTGCCCTAGCCCGTAAAGGAACAGGTCGTATACTCTTTGTAGATGGACGGAAATTATACACTTACGATAAGCAGAATAGTGACTATTATTCCTCTTTGTACTCTCATGTTTTAACTACGGTAAACCAAGTACTTCAAAACAGTCTCTACACTTTGACTTTGGCAGATAATCTAGACCAGATACATCAATTAAGAGACTACGAAGGTATTTTACTTTATGACATAGATACACCCTATCAATTAAACGGCTATATGGACAAACCCTATTGTGCCGGTCATCACCTCCAGGACTTTGATGGAAGTAATCTATTCTGTACAGATAATTACAAGGGTGGATATCTCGTTGGTCAGGCTCTTAACATCAAGGGGTATAAAAAAGTCTTTTATGCCACAGGCCGTTTAAAAGAGCTGTCCCCGCATAGACAACGCTTAGCGGGTTTGCAAGATAGCTATAAAGGAACACTCATTATTGATGAAGGAATGATAGGCTATCAGGGGGGACGTCAAAGAGCACAAGAATTATGTACACAGCTTAAAGCTGATAAAATAGAAGCAATTGCTGCAGTTAACGATTTGACAGCGATGGGTTTTTATCAAGAATTGTTAATTCAAGGATACACAATACCCACAGATATTGGGCTAATAGGCTATGACAACCTTCCCTTCACCAATCTATTTCCGACAACCTTAACTAGTATTGATATTGGATTGGAACAGGTATACAAGGAAGCAAGCTTGCACCTGATCAAACAACTAAGAGGAGAGACTGAAATCCTGAACACTCCTCAATTAATTGAACCTCAGATTATCTGGGGAGGAACATTAGGCTAG
- a CDS encoding PTS sugar transporter subunit IIA: MKHEILTLSEVAQYLKVSEKTIHRMIGENAIPCAKIGGQWRFLQDMIDDWLLTQMRVVPQQTYLDTLQAQREVISIGRLLNPDSVVMDLVPGKAETALMTITKAMESAGIIDDWELFHRQLTEREKMMSTGVGNGIAVPHPRNTGRPPIVHSGVGIGYCREGIDFNAIDGNKTKLFMVIASSSDPVHVKVMSQLVRIAGTEGFLEAVDQIKSKNDLIGLFLEKEAEIFI; encoded by the coding sequence ATGAAACATGAAATTTTAACCCTTTCTGAGGTAGCCCAATATTTAAAAGTATCTGAAAAAACGATTCATCGTATGATTGGAGAGAATGCCATTCCCTGTGCCAAGATTGGCGGTCAATGGCGGTTTCTTCAAGATATGATCGATGATTGGCTTCTAACACAAATGCGTGTTGTCCCTCAGCAAACCTATCTAGACACCTTACAGGCTCAACGGGAAGTTATATCAATTGGTCGTCTGCTTAATCCTGATTCAGTGGTTATGGATTTAGTACCCGGGAAAGCAGAGACAGCCCTAATGACCATCACCAAAGCGATGGAAAGTGCCGGGATTATTGATGATTGGGAACTATTCCACAGGCAGTTAACAGAACGTGAAAAGATGATGTCAACTGGAGTAGGCAATGGAATAGCAGTCCCCCACCCCCGTAATACAGGTCGTCCTCCCATTGTTCATAGCGGAGTAGGAATAGGATACTGTCGTGAAGGAATAGACTTTAACGCCATTGATGGAAATAAAACCAAACTATTTATGGTTATAGCCAGTTCTTCTGACCCTGTTCATGTAAAAGTTATGTCACAACTGGTACGAATTGCGGGAACAGAAGGTTTTCTTGAAGCTGTTGATCAGATAAAATCCAAAAATGATTTAATTGGTCTATTCTTGGAAAAAGAGGCTGAGATTTTTATTTAA
- a CDS encoding DUF6263 family protein, whose protein sequence is MLKSFKKTNFALLSIILILTLGSCSSLGTPQKVNLALDLEAGQDYQLTSHVKNDYTQSLQGIPISFTNEIKMVNTYHVSEVDSDGNMKIDVRYDAFDYTMDFDYPDVTAEDNASLDEEIYRNLRNASDSVKKLNFGLTINPKGEILQFDGLKEAIQHIINLQESVDSEATTIGIEQIMSEDIFSDSWNQTFDYIPAEPVGVGDSWNSNLSITDQISMTVAYTYTVTDISSKTVTLAYTGQILSGGIGNNALLNLDVEGVDAQIDIEGNIEGTMEVDRSTGWINRQDSTVHVGGSIDVTAYGLTINMPIDMNIIASVD, encoded by the coding sequence ATGTTGAAATCGTTTAAGAAAACAAACTTTGCTCTGTTGAGTATTATTTTAATACTAACTCTGGGTTCCTGTTCTTCACTAGGAACTCCCCAAAAGGTTAATTTGGCTTTAGACCTTGAGGCAGGTCAAGACTATCAATTAACAAGTCATGTCAAAAATGATTATACCCAATCTTTGCAGGGGATTCCAATTTCTTTTACTAATGAGATAAAAATGGTCAATACTTATCATGTCTCAGAAGTTGATAGTGATGGCAATATGAAGATTGATGTACGTTATGATGCCTTTGATTATACGATGGATTTTGATTATCCAGATGTTACGGCAGAGGACAATGCCAGTCTTGATGAAGAGATTTACAGAAATTTAAGAAACGCATCAGATTCAGTCAAGAAACTGAATTTCGGTTTAACCATTAACCCCAAAGGAGAAATCCTCCAATTTGATGGTTTAAAAGAGGCCATACAGCATATTATTAACTTACAGGAAAGTGTTGATAGTGAAGCGACGACTATTGGTATCGAACAGATCATGAGTGAAGATATATTTAGCGATTCCTGGAACCAGACATTTGATTATATCCCTGCAGAACCGGTAGGTGTGGGGGATTCTTGGAACAGCAATCTGAGTATAACTGATCAGATTAGTATGACTGTGGCCTATACCTATACTGTGACAGACATAAGTAGTAAAACCGTCACCCTTGCCTACACAGGACAGATCCTAAGTGGAGGGATAGGTAATAATGCTTTGCTAAATCTAGATGTAGAGGGAGTGGATGCTCAAATCGATATTGAGGGAAACATTGAAGGAACCATGGAAGTTGATAGATCAACTGGGTGGATCAATAGACAAGATTCAACAGTTCACGTAGGTGGCTCTATAGATGTAACTGCTTATGGATTAACAATTAACATGCCCATTGATATGAATATTATTGCTTCAGTAGACTAA
- a CDS encoding D-arabinono-1,4-lactone oxidase, whose translation MSIWVSWNENIKHEYNNLYHPKTMEEIADIVKNSRKVKVIGTGRSSSDIVGGEDTLISLDQYKEVVNFDKEKGLITVQSGIMLSDLIPLIEKEGWCLPCLPDIDVITLGGAIATGTHGTGKDGYILSQYMIGCHMIKANGQIEEVKDEDLLEALRVSVGVLGIMGEITLQLTALYDLVVTEAPMKDKVWLSKWQTWVREYDFLRILYLPHVGYSYVMRGNKDITNISVKTKTGPWYYRYRRELSRKLYNKALKKPSFTVFANKLIAFLFFRSKQVKKGSLYEATVTKSRGSTLELAEWTIPFSRFDGAFKEIQEALSDKKNAKAFAHIPMDVRFINKDNNWLSYAYGEDTVTIGCVTRQAAHADEYKAFEVVEDIFLRHGARPHWAKRFKAGKQELAGLYPKWNDFVNLRRQYDKEGKFLNQYLERIFL comes from the coding sequence ATGAGCATCTGGGTTAGCTGGAATGAAAATATAAAACATGAATATAATAATCTCTATCATCCGAAGACAATGGAGGAGATCGCCGATATTGTTAAGAATTCACGTAAGGTCAAAGTGATCGGTACAGGTAGAAGTTCTTCTGATATCGTAGGTGGAGAAGATACCTTGATTTCTTTAGATCAGTACAAGGAAGTGGTGAACTTTGATAAAGAAAAGGGACTCATAACTGTACAATCAGGGATAATGTTATCAGATCTTATTCCCTTGATAGAAAAAGAAGGATGGTGTCTACCCTGTCTGCCAGATATTGATGTGATTACCCTGGGGGGAGCTATTGCAACGGGAACTCATGGTACTGGAAAAGACGGTTATATCTTATCCCAGTATATGATTGGGTGTCACATGATCAAGGCAAATGGTCAGATTGAAGAAGTAAAGGATGAAGACTTACTAGAAGCCCTTAGGGTATCAGTTGGTGTCTTAGGGATAATGGGAGAAATAACTCTCCAATTGACTGCTTTATATGACTTAGTGGTTACAGAAGCTCCTATGAAAGATAAGGTTTGGTTGTCCAAATGGCAGACTTGGGTAAGAGAATATGACTTTCTCAGAATCCTTTATTTACCCCATGTTGGTTATAGTTATGTTATGCGTGGTAATAAGGATATTACTAATATCAGCGTTAAAACCAAAACAGGACCTTGGTATTATAGGTATAGAAGAGAATTATCAAGGAAACTCTATAATAAAGCTTTGAAGAAACCGTCTTTTACTGTTTTTGCCAATAAGCTCATTGCTTTTTTGTTTTTTAGAAGCAAGCAAGTCAAGAAGGGAAGCCTCTATGAGGCAACAGTAACGAAATCGAGAGGCTCTACCTTGGAATTGGCCGAATGGACCATCCCATTTAGTCGTTTTGATGGTGCCTTTAAGGAGATTCAAGAAGCTTTATCAGATAAAAAAAATGCTAAGGCTTTTGCCCATATACCTATGGACGTACGCTTTATTAATAAGGATAATAACTGGCTTTCCTATGCTTATGGGGAAGACACCGTTACGATTGGATGTGTAACACGTCAAGCCGCCCATGCTGATGAGTATAAAGCCTTCGAGGTTGTAGAGGATATTTTCCTCAGACATGGTGCCAGGCCTCATTGGGCCAAAAGATTTAAAGCGGGAAAGCAGGAATTAGCCGGGCTTTATCCTAAATGGAATGACTTTGTCAATTTGCGTAGGCAGTACGATAAAGAAGGTAAATTCCTGAATCAATATTTAGAAAGGATATTTTTATGA
- a CDS encoding PTS sugar transporter subunit IIA — MEFLNHVKENYVVQLKGTNKASVISELASLALSNNLIKNLDDLVQQLNYREELMSTGIGLGLGIPHVRYADLKEPAIFIGIQPEGIADYESLDQSVVKIVFMILVREGEHKRHVRLLSQIVSLLKSEELRNKLLNSSTPSEALTLLREANNA, encoded by the coding sequence TTGGAATTTTTGAACCACGTGAAGGAAAACTATGTAGTTCAGCTTAAGGGAACTAACAAAGCTAGTGTTATCTCCGAATTAGCATCTCTAGCATTATCAAACAATCTTATTAAGAATCTGGATGATTTAGTTCAACAGTTAAACTACAGAGAAGAACTAATGAGCACAGGTATTGGATTAGGATTGGGTATCCCCCATGTTCGTTATGCAGATCTAAAAGAACCTGCTATTTTCATAGGAATACAGCCAGAGGGTATAGCTGATTATGAATCCCTTGATCAATCTGTAGTCAAAATTGTTTTTATGATACTTGTAAGGGAAGGAGAACACAAAAGACATGTTCGTCTCCTATCCCAAATCGTTTCTCTTTTAAAATCAGAGGAACTAAGAAACAAACTATTAAATTCATCAACCCCAAGTGAAGCCTTAACTCTTCTTAGGGAGGCAAACAATGCCTGA